A stretch of Ischnura elegans chromosome 4, ioIscEleg1.1, whole genome shotgun sequence DNA encodes these proteins:
- the LOC124157034 gene encoding cytochrome P450 307a1-like, producing MELAGNITHLLMAGVVILTLMCLVDALRARLAASEERRKKRKALEGGVDAPEAPGPKGLPLLGSLHLLSGYEVPYEAFGVIGRQFGPVASLALGSVKCVVVNGAEAVREVLLGPKGGHFDGRPDFRRYHQLFCGDKENSLAFCNWSDVQKLRRDMLKGHTFPRAFSARFHVLDTILANEMQSLLRRIETASTNTTANNNNTTNKRSRAFDNASKLALGVAALLRRSLSGPSALTTTHDEDEGPKAQSEAPARAPAAAKPLILQAVANVFTSYFAGKRFAEDGADPAFARMVTDFDAIFHEVNQGYAADFLPWLLPLHGRHLAKLSAWSHRIRGFMMDALVGGRTEQWEARQAAGEEAEETDYVGALVGHVRSGAEPRMSWDTALFALEDIIGGHSAVGNLLIKVLAFVSTRPEVQTRVRAEMRQALGGEKRPLRLSDRTNMPYTEAIVFEAIRLISSPIVPHVANKDSTIGGYRVEKDTLIFLNNYDLNMSSELWDEPEAFKPERFLVKDAGSEGQLRLKKPEHFLPFGAGRRSCMGYKLVQYVSFIVLGTVLEQYNLVPVPGEDYSVKIGNLALPEDTYKFIFEKVR from the exons ATGGAGTTGGCGGGCAACATCACTCACCTGCTGATGGCCGGAGTGGTCATCCTGACCCTCATGTGCCTGGTTGACGCGCTGAGGGCCCGCCTCGCCGCCTCCGAGGAGCGACGCAAGAAGCGCAAGGCCCTGGAGGGCGGCGTCGACGCCCCCGAGGCCCCTGGACCCAAGGGCCTGCCCCTGCTCGGCTCCCTTCACCTGCTCTCCGGCTACGAAGTCCCGTACGAGGCGTTCGGCGTGATCGGTCGCCAGTTCGGTCCCGTGGCGTCTCTCGCCCTCGGCTCGGTCAAGTGCGTCGTCGTCAACGGCGCCGAGGCCGTGAGGGAGGTGCTGCTGGGGCCCAAGGGCGGACACTTTGACGGACGGCCTGACTTCCGGCGCTACCACCAGCTCTTCTGCGGCGACAAAGAGAATT CTCTTGCCTTCTGCAACTGGTCCGACGTCCAGAAGCTGAGACGGGACATGCTCAAGGGCCACACCTTCCCCCGGGCCTTCTCCGCCCGCTTCCACGTGCTCGACACCATCCTCGCCAACGAGATGCAGTCGCTCCTGAGACGCATCGAGACGGCATCCACCAACACCACcgccaacaacaacaacaccaccaACAAGAGATCCCGCGCTTTCGACAACGCCTCCAAGCTGGCCCTGGGGGTCGCCGCCCTCCTTCGCCGATCTCTCTCGGGCCCCTCCGCCCTCACCACCACCCACGACGAGGACGAGGGCCCCAAGGCCCAAAGCGAGGCCCCGGCCAGGGCCCCCGCCGCCGCCAAGCCCCTCATCCTGCAGGCGGTGGCCAACGTGTTCACCTCGTACTTCGCGGGCAAGCGGTTCGCGGAGGACGGCGCCGATCCCGCCTTCGCCCGCATGGTCACCGACTTCGACGCCATCTTCCACGAGGTGAACCAGGGCTACGCCGCCGACTTCCTCCCCTGGCTCCTCCCGCTGCACGGGCGCCACCTGGCCAAGCTGTCCGCCTGGTCCCACCGCATCCGCGGCTTCATGATGGACGCCCTGGTCGGCGGCCGCACGGAGCAGTGGGAGGCGCGGCAAGCGGCGGGGGAGGAGGCCGAGGAGACGGACTACGTGGGCGCGCTCGTGGGCCACGTGCGGTCGGGAGCCGAGCCGCGCATGTCGTGGGACACGGCCCTGTTCGCCCTGGAGGACATCATCGGCGGTCACTCGGCCGTGGGCAACCTGCTCATCAAAGTGCTGGCGTTCGTGTCGACGCGCCCGGAGGTGCAGACGAGGGTGCGCGCGGAGATGCGGCAGGCGCTGGGAGGCGAGAAGAGGCCGCTCCGCCTCTCCGACCGAACCAACATGCCCTACACGGAGGCCATCGTGTTCGAGGCAATCAGGCTCATCTCATCGCCAATCGTCCCTCACGTCGCTAACAAGGACAGCACTATTGGAG gATATCGAGTGGAGAAGGACACACTCATCTTCCTCAACAACTACGACCTCAACATGAGCTCTGAACTCTGGGACGAGCCAGAGGCCTTCAAGCCCGAGAGGTTCTTGGTCAAGGACGCGGGGTCAGAAGGTCAGCTGAGGCTCAAGAAGCCCGAGCACTTCCTGCCCTTCGGAGCCGGCCGGCGGTCGTGCATGGGCTACAAGCTGGTGCAGTACGTGTCTTTCATCGTGCTGGGCACGGTCCTCGAGCAGTACAACTTGGTGCCGGTCCCTGGAGAGGACTACAGCGTCAAGATCGGCAACCTCGCTCTGCCCGAAGACACTTACAAATTCATTTTCGAAAAGGTCCGATGA